Proteins encoded in a region of the Coffea eugenioides isolate CCC68of chromosome 4, Ceug_1.0, whole genome shotgun sequence genome:
- the LOC113769135 gene encoding uncharacterized protein LOC113769135 yields MKVFIWKCLHGGLPVRGEIYRRTRQGNPVCAGCGEKEETIEHLLFQCSKAKEIWKLSLVQWDGIQHLSDCFIKWWYAIIEAQEDRGGEYQVNLTINILWQVWKARNEWEFNHKDKEPHKIIQKAMAEWMEFEEANKGKVTRKNTQETEIQQRPEQEHILTECQSSLMIKVHTHQDIRQKIVGIGITATDAMAQLQAGWALRERMSADPLQDKAVAVRLALLNAINQGWRDIKVELDNRELVECIKETRNSNQLMATLIDDIQSISNLFHKCSFSFVNSGYVGSIKLSLHALNIF; encoded by the coding sequence atgaaagtgtTCATATGGAAGTGCTTGCATGGTGGACTTCCTGTGAGAGGGGAAATATACAGAAGAACAAGACAAGGGAATCCTGTATGTGCAGGATGTggagaaaaggaagaaacaatCGAACATTTACTGTTCCAGTGCAGCAAagcaaaagaaatttggaaGCTATCGCTAGTACAATGGGATGGAATACAGCATCTCTCGGATTGTTTCATCAAATGGTGGTATGCTATCATAGAGGCTCAAGAAGATAGAGGAGGGGAGTATCAGGTGAACCTCACAATTAATATTCTCTGGCAGGTCTGGAAAGCCAGGAATGAATGGGAGTTTAACCATAAGGATAAGGAACCTCATAAGATAATCCAGAAAGCCATGGCAGAATGGATGGAGTTTGAAGAGGCCAACAAAGGAAAGGTGACAAGAAAGAACACTCAGGAAACAGAAATACAACAAAGACCTGAGCAAGAGCATATTCTAACAGAGTGCCAATCCAGTCTGATGATCAAGGTCCATACGCATCAAGATATAAGGCAAAAAATAGTGGGGATTGGAATCACAGCAACTGACGCTATGGCACAACTTCAAGCAGGTTGGGCACTGAGGGAAAGAATGTCAGCAGACCCATTGCAAGACAAAGCTGTTGCTGTGAGACTCGCACTACTGAATGCGATCAACCAAGGATGGAGGGACATCAAAGTGGAACTGGATAATAGGGAGCTGGTGGAGTGCATTAAGGAAACAAGGAACAGCAACCAACTGATGGCTACTCTAATAGATGACATTCAGTCCATAAGTAATTTGTTTCATAAGTGTTCTTTCTCTTTTGTTAATTCAGGGTATGTAGGAAGTATTAAGTTGAGCTTGCATGCTCTAAACATCTTTTAG
- the LOC113769136 gene encoding uncharacterized protein LOC113769136 → MGDFNDITSNDEKWDGRMRDNRSFQDFRKFINENQMVDIGFVGKPWTWCNNWYGNGEVKERLDRGLCSIEWSQCYEDAKCTHIESHASDHSMLILETEKERKKWKKRFQFDKRWFQHEEIEEEVKEAWNIPCDGTRWFKVKQKVKNCRVELLKWSSSKKGNSLERINWCKNQIVEIKASEAENKRQKVQEMKGQLKLAYENEEAYWNQKSRVRWLKEGDKNTQFFQATVKGRRRRNRLQKLKKASGEWTANDEELGREVATYYEDLFKSSGSGELEEILERIPVSIT, encoded by the coding sequence ATGGGTGACTTCAATGACATCACctcaaatgatgaaaaatgggaTGGAAGGATGAGAGACAACAGAAGCTTCCAAGACTTTAGGAAGTTTATAAATGAGAATCAAATGGTGGATATTGGATTTGTAGGGAAGCCGTGGACATGGTGCAATAACTGGTATGGAAATGGTGAAGTAAAAGAGAGACTGGATAGAGGTTTATGCTCCATAGAATGGTCACAATGCTACGAGGATGCTAAGTGCACACATATTGAATCGCATGCTTCTGATCATAGCATGTTGATACTAGAAACTgagaaggaaaggaagaaatggaaaaaaagaTTCCAGTTTGATAAAAGATGGTTTCAACATGAGGAGATTGAGGAGGAGGTGAAGGAGGCTTGGAATATCCCTTGCGACGGAACTAGGTGGTTCAAGGTGAAACAGAAAGTTAAGAATTGTAGAGTTGAGCTACTTAAGTGGAGTAGTAGTAAAAAAGGGAATTCACTCGAAAGAATCAATTGGTGCAAAAATCAGATTGTGGAAATTAAGGCATCAGAGGcagaaaacaaaaggcaaaaAGTGCAGGAAATGAAAGGGCAGTTGAAGCTGGCATACGAGAATGAAGAGGCTTACTGGAACCAGAAATCTAGAGTAAGATGGTTAAAAGAGGGGGATAAGAACACTCAGTTCTTCCAAGCAACTGTAAAGGGTAGGAGGAGAAGGAATAGACTCCAGAAATTGAAAAAAGCTAGTGGAGAATGGACTGCAAATGATGAAGAGCTGGGAAGGGAAGTAGCTACTTACTATGAGGACCTGTTTAAGAGTTCAGGGTCGGGCGAACTAGAGGAAATCTTAGAAAGGATTCCTGTCTCTATAACATAA